The Vibrio echinoideorum genome includes a region encoding these proteins:
- a CDS encoding PHP domain-containing protein, with translation MKKIDLHMHTVPTQSDAPFEYSLETLKKYVEIAELDCIAITNHNVFDLNQFKKITNELNIDVLPGVEVDLGCGHILVISNPIYLDEFSIKCQKLTNLITYPHPSVTLEQFKQIFVDLDQYILIPHYDKTPKIHATVIDDLKQYITAGEVQSAKKFIQTYREEESLVPVLFSDLRIASGVTSFPSKQTFLNISDCSFRSISLGLKQKEHVSLTREEGNDFFEVMNSGVKLSTGLNVIFGKRSSGKSHTLNLINENSGEDEVKYIKQFELLESDEERDKKDFDEHVSKNKSDVTEKYLSLFKSVVDDIQEVDFRSEDHQIEKYVSSLLENANNQMRKDTYSKAALFSDTLFKLKDTKVLKDLIHSTEMLIDNEEYREVITNNVDRENLVSLHSDLIHKFRQEELDKRIKQTTNEIVSKIKSELSLKTSLSLVEEIDLKEISLNRVKLNKFRTLVDLVKTYRQKRTIWLSGRC, from the coding sequence ATGAAAAAAATCGATCTTCACATGCACACGGTTCCAACTCAATCGGATGCTCCTTTCGAGTACTCTCTAGAAACGCTAAAGAAGTATGTTGAAATTGCTGAGTTGGACTGTATTGCTATTACAAATCACAACGTTTTTGATCTAAACCAATTCAAGAAAATAACTAATGAATTGAACATTGATGTATTGCCAGGTGTTGAAGTTGATTTAGGGTGTGGTCATATATTGGTAATATCTAATCCAATATATTTAGACGAATTCTCAATAAAGTGTCAGAAGTTAACCAACTTAATAACATACCCTCACCCTAGTGTGACATTGGAGCAGTTTAAACAGATTTTTGTCGATTTAGACCAGTACATTCTGATTCCACATTATGATAAAACGCCCAAAATTCATGCCACTGTGATTGATGACTTGAAGCAATACATCACAGCAGGTGAAGTCCAGAGTGCCAAAAAATTCATACAAACCTATAGAGAGGAAGAATCTCTTGTCCCTGTTCTCTTTAGTGATCTCAGAATAGCTTCAGGTGTAACTTCATTCCCTTCTAAACAAACATTTTTGAATATAAGTGATTGTAGTTTCAGAAGTATTAGCTTGGGACTCAAGCAAAAAGAGCATGTAAGTTTAACAAGAGAAGAAGGCAACGACTTTTTCGAAGTCATGAACTCTGGAGTTAAACTTTCTACAGGTTTAAATGTTATTTTTGGTAAGCGATCATCAGGTAAATCTCACACTTTAAACTTGATAAATGAAAACTCTGGTGAAGATGAAGTTAAGTATATTAAACAGTTTGAATTATTAGAAAGTGATGAGGAACGAGATAAAAAAGACTTTGACGAGCATGTTAGTAAAAATAAGAGCGATGTTACTGAAAAATACTTAAGCTTATTTAAATCTGTTGTAGATGACATTCAAGAGGTGGATTTTAGAAGTGAAGACCATCAAATTGAAAAGTATGTTAGCTCGTTGTTGGAAAATGCTAACAATCAAATGAGAAAAGATACTTACTCTAAAGCTGCCTTATTTTCTGATACACTATTTAAATTAAAGGACACTAAAGTACTTAAAGATCTAATTCACTCTACAGAGATGTTAATAGACAACGAAGAATATAGAGAAGTAATTACAAATAATGTTGACAGAGAAAACTTAGTTTCTTTACATTCTGATTTAATTCATAAATTCAGACAGGAAGAGTTAGACAAAAGAATCAAACAAACTACAAATGAAATAGTCTCTAAAATAAAATCAGAATTGAGTTTAAAGACATCTTTGAGCCTAGTGGAAGAAATTGATTTAAAAGAAATATCACTTAATAGAGTAAAGTTAAATAAATTTAGAACGTTAGTTGATTTAGTGAAAACGTATAGACAGAAAAGAACTATATGGTTATCAGGTCGTTGCTGA
- the pheT gene encoding phenylalanine--tRNA ligase subunit beta has translation MKFSESWLREWVKPAINSEELAHQITMAGLEVDDVEPVAGVFTGVKVGKVVECGQHPDADKLQVTKIDIGEEELLDIVCGASNCRLGLTVAVATVGAVLPGDFKIKKAKLRGVPSHGMLCSFSELGIDVESDGILELPEGTTLGMDVRELLELNDVTIDVDLTANRADCFSIRGLAREVGVLNRADVTEPTVEAVATSIEDTVSVEIKATDACPRYLGRVVKNVNVKAESPIWMQEKLRRCGIRSIDPVVDITNYVMLEQGQPMHAFDLAKIEGGIVVRLAEQGEKLTLLDGNEAELNSNTLVIADQNKALAIAGIFGGQDSGVTTETTDVLLEAAFFAPDHIRGRARAYGLHTDSSLRFERGVDSTLQAAAMERATQLLVEICGGEVAPVNGSESEADLPKANVVALRRAKLDSLLGHEIPSTDVVEILTRLGCEVETTDEGWTATSPSWRFDIAIEQDLIEEVGRIYGYDNIPNQAPKAALKMNDHKEANQPLKRVRDLLVDRGYHEAITYSFVEPEQQKLVVPGVEPLILPFPISADMSAMRLGLIQGLLNTVVHNQKRQQSRVRLFESGLRFIPEATAENGMRQEMMLAGVISGTRGEEHWDIATNTVDFFDLKGDLEAVLELSANEIAYSFKAAKHPALHPGQTAAIVVDGKEVGIIGTVHPELERKFGLNGRTIVFEIEWAAINTRVLPEAVAVSKFPANRRDIAVVVDEAVASGDIVEACIAAGGEFLTGAKLFDVYVGQGVEEGKKSLAIALSLQSVERTLEDADIAGSVDAIVASISEKFGAALRD, from the coding sequence ATGAAATTCAGTGAATCTTGGCTACGCGAGTGGGTTAAACCTGCAATTAACAGCGAAGAGCTAGCTCACCAAATCACTATGGCTGGTTTGGAAGTTGACGATGTAGAACCTGTTGCGGGTGTTTTCACCGGCGTTAAAGTAGGTAAAGTGGTCGAGTGCGGTCAGCACCCTGACGCAGACAAACTACAAGTTACAAAGATCGACATTGGTGAAGAAGAACTTTTAGACATCGTATGTGGTGCATCTAACTGTCGTCTTGGCCTAACTGTAGCAGTAGCAACAGTTGGCGCAGTACTTCCTGGTGACTTCAAAATCAAGAAAGCAAAACTACGTGGCGTTCCATCGCACGGCATGCTTTGTTCTTTCTCTGAGCTAGGTATCGACGTAGAGTCTGACGGCATCCTTGAGCTGCCAGAAGGCACAACGCTAGGTATGGACGTACGTGAGCTTCTAGAGCTTAACGACGTAACTATCGACGTAGACCTAACAGCAAACCGCGCAGACTGCTTCAGCATCCGTGGCCTTGCTCGTGAAGTTGGCGTACTAAACCGCGCAGACGTTACAGAGCCAACAGTTGAAGCTGTTGCAACAAGCATTGAAGACACAGTATCTGTTGAAATCAAAGCAACGGATGCTTGTCCACGTTACCTTGGCCGTGTAGTTAAGAACGTAAACGTGAAAGCGGAATCTCCAATCTGGATGCAAGAAAAACTGCGCCGTTGTGGTATCCGTTCAATCGACCCAGTTGTAGACATCACAAACTACGTGATGCTAGAGCAAGGCCAACCAATGCACGCATTTGATCTTGCTAAGATCGAAGGCGGTATCGTGGTTCGTCTAGCAGAGCAGGGCGAAAAGCTAACACTTCTAGATGGCAACGAAGCTGAACTAAACAGCAACACACTTGTTATCGCTGACCAAAACAAAGCACTAGCAATCGCTGGTATCTTTGGCGGTCAAGATTCAGGTGTTACGACTGAAACAACAGACGTACTTCTTGAAGCTGCATTCTTCGCACCGGATCACATCCGCGGTCGCGCTCGTGCTTACGGTCTTCACACTGATTCTTCTCTACGTTTCGAACGTGGTGTTGATTCAACACTTCAAGCAGCAGCAATGGAGCGTGCAACACAGCTTCTAGTTGAAATCTGTGGTGGTGAAGTTGCGCCAGTAAACGGCAGCGAATCTGAAGCTGATCTTCCTAAAGCAAACGTAGTTGCTCTACGTCGCGCTAAGCTAGACAGCCTACTAGGTCACGAAATTCCATCTACAGACGTAGTGGAAATTCTTACTCGCCTAGGTTGTGAAGTAGAGACTACAGACGAAGGCTGGACGGCAACGTCTCCATCTTGGCGTTTCGATATCGCAATCGAGCAAGACCTAATTGAAGAAGTAGGTCGTATCTACGGTTACGATAACATTCCAAACCAAGCGCCTAAAGCGGCACTTAAAATGAATGACCACAAAGAAGCTAACCAACCGCTTAAGCGCGTTCGTGACCTTCTTGTAGACCGTGGCTACCACGAAGCAATCACATACAGCTTCGTAGAACCAGAACAGCAAAAACTTGTTGTACCTGGTGTTGAGCCGCTAATCCTGCCATTCCCAATCTCTGCGGACATGTCAGCAATGCGTCTTGGCCTAATCCAAGGTCTTCTAAACACAGTTGTTCACAACCAGAAGCGTCAACAGTCTCGCGTTCGTCTATTCGAATCTGGCCTACGTTTCATCCCTGAAGCAACTGCTGAAAACGGCATGCGCCAAGAAATGATGCTTGCGGGCGTTATCTCTGGTACTCGTGGCGAAGAGCACTGGGACATTGCAACTAACACTGTAGATTTCTTCGATCTTAAAGGTGACCTAGAAGCCGTTCTTGAGCTTTCTGCAAACGAAATCGCATACAGCTTCAAAGCAGCGAAGCACCCAGCACTTCACCCAGGTCAAACTGCGGCTATCGTAGTAGACGGCAAAGAAGTGGGTATCATTGGTACTGTTCACCCAGAACTAGAGCGTAAGTTTGGTCTTAACGGCCGCACTATCGTATTCGAAATCGAATGGGCAGCTATCAACACTCGCGTGCTTCCAGAAGCAGTAGCCGTATCTAAGTTCCCTGCAAACCGTCGTGATATCGCGGTTGTTGTTGACGAAGCCGTTGCTTCTGGCGACATCGTAGAAGCGTGTATCGCTGCTGGTGGCGAATTCCTAACAGGCGCTAAACTGTTCGACGTATACGTTGGTCAAGGCGTTGAAGAAGGTAAGAAGAGCCTAGCAATCGCACTTAGCCTACAGTCAGTAGAGCGCACACTTGAAGATGCAGACATCGCTGGTTCAGTAGATGCTATCGTAGCTTCAATCTCAGAGAAATTCGGCGCAGCACTTCGCGACTAA
- the pheS gene encoding phenylalanine--tRNA ligase subunit alpha has product MQHLEEIIANATTAIDTADSLVALDEVRVQYLGKKGELTLQLQSLGKLPPEERRTAGQEINKAKGAVQQAIAARKDALQRAELEAKLAEETIDVSLPGRRIENGGLHPVTRTVERIEQFFGELGFSTESGPEIEDAFHNFDALNIADDHPARTDHDTFFFNPDLMLRTHTSGVQIRTMENGKPPFRFIAPGRVYRNDYDQTHTPMFHQVEGMLVDENVNFAQLKGILNDFLCNFFEEEVEVRFRPSFFPFTEPSAEVDVKRKDGKWLEVLGCGMVHPNVLRSVGIDPEKYSGFAFGMGVERLTMLRYGVNDLRAFFENDLRFLKQFK; this is encoded by the coding sequence ATGCAACATCTAGAAGAGATCATTGCTAATGCAACGACTGCTATTGATACAGCAGATTCGTTAGTCGCACTTGATGAAGTGCGAGTTCAGTATTTAGGTAAGAAGGGTGAATTAACTCTTCAACTACAAAGCCTAGGTAAACTTCCACCTGAAGAGCGTCGCACTGCTGGTCAAGAGATCAACAAAGCGAAAGGTGCTGTTCAACAAGCGATCGCAGCTCGCAAAGACGCACTACAACGTGCAGAGCTTGAAGCGAAACTAGCTGAAGAAACTATCGATGTGAGCCTACCAGGTCGTCGCATTGAGAACGGTGGTCTTCACCCAGTTACACGCACAGTTGAGCGTATCGAACAGTTCTTTGGTGAGCTTGGCTTTAGCACTGAGTCTGGCCCTGAGATTGAAGATGCATTCCACAACTTTGATGCACTAAACATCGCAGACGATCACCCAGCTCGTACTGATCACGATACTTTCTTCTTCAACCCTGATCTAATGCTACGTACGCACACTTCTGGTGTTCAAATCCGTACGATGGAAAACGGCAAACCGCCTTTCCGCTTCATTGCTCCGGGTCGTGTTTACCGTAACGACTACGATCAAACTCACACGCCAATGTTCCACCAAGTGGAAGGTATGTTAGTTGATGAGAACGTAAACTTCGCACAACTTAAAGGCATTCTTAACGATTTCCTTTGTAACTTCTTTGAAGAAGAAGTTGAAGTGCGTTTCCGTCCTTCATTCTTCCCGTTCACAGAACCTTCAGCTGAAGTTGACGTGAAACGTAAAGATGGCAAATGGCTAGAAGTTCTAGGCTGTGGCATGGTTCACCCTAACGTACTTCGCTCTGTTGGCATCGACCCTGAGAAATACTCTGGTTTTGCATTCGGTATGGGTGTAGAGCGTCTAACGATGCTTCGTTACGGCGTAAATGACCTTCGTGCGTTCTTCGAGAACGACCTTCGTTTCCTTAAACAATTCAAGTAA
- a CDS encoding GGDEF domain-containing protein encodes MNSFNWDNNFETGIGVVDEQHQYLVGFINHYGNLLSENTISIDDMSVALLDLTRYAEFHFKEEESLMRDCGVYDLHIEEHIKVHRMFMRDIYSMQAFILEEDQSSARQLLDFLIHWLAYHILGIDQNMARQVAAIEKGATPQQAFEAEKKQKDSSTIPLLAALNGLFEQVSERNKQLLRFNQLLEEKVEERTAELKQANKKLEELSLTDSLTKLPNRRSAFKQLAVHWQDSKELGMPLVCIMIDADHFKRINDTSGHDAGDLVLQTLARELKNAFRNDDIVCRLGGDEFLVICPDTDLKGGMHIAETTRQKVSELEVETSNQVWIGSISVGVAEITQEFGSMNELVKAADESVYLAKNAGKNSVCSIQI; translated from the coding sequence ATGAATTCATTCAATTGGGATAATAACTTTGAAACAGGCATTGGTGTCGTAGACGAACAACATCAATACCTTGTTGGTTTTATCAACCACTACGGAAACCTGTTGTCAGAGAATACTATCTCTATAGACGACATGAGCGTCGCTTTACTCGATCTCACACGCTATGCCGAATTTCATTTTAAAGAAGAAGAATCTTTAATGAGAGATTGCGGTGTATACGATTTACACATTGAAGAACACATCAAAGTTCATCGCATGTTTATGCGAGATATCTACAGCATGCAAGCATTCATCTTGGAAGAAGATCAGTCGTCAGCACGGCAGTTACTTGATTTCCTCATCCATTGGCTTGCATACCACATCCTCGGTATCGACCAAAACATGGCTCGACAAGTGGCCGCGATAGAAAAGGGAGCAACACCTCAACAAGCGTTTGAAGCAGAAAAAAAGCAGAAAGACTCTTCAACCATCCCTTTACTCGCGGCTCTTAACGGCTTATTTGAACAAGTCTCTGAGCGCAACAAACAGTTGTTACGCTTCAACCAGTTACTCGAAGAAAAAGTCGAGGAACGTACGGCAGAGTTAAAACAAGCGAACAAGAAACTTGAAGAACTGTCGTTAACAGATTCACTCACTAAATTACCCAACCGTCGCAGTGCTTTTAAACAGTTAGCGGTACATTGGCAAGACTCCAAAGAACTTGGCATGCCTTTAGTGTGCATTATGATTGATGCCGACCACTTCAAGCGCATTAACGACACTAGTGGCCACGATGCAGGTGACTTGGTGTTACAAACCCTCGCGCGTGAACTGAAAAATGCGTTTCGCAATGACGATATTGTGTGTCGATTAGGGGGCGATGAGTTCTTGGTTATTTGCCCAGATACTGATCTTAAAGGCGGTATGCACATTGCGGAAACGACTCGACAGAAAGTGTCTGAATTAGAGGTTGAAACCAGTAATCAAGTTTGGATTGGCAGTATTAGTGTCGGTGTAGCTGAAATAACCCAAGAATTCGGGTCCATGAATGAGTTGGTTAAAGCCGCCGATGAGTCCGTTTATTTAGCGAAAAACGCAGGCAAAAATAGCGTTTGTTCGATTCAGATTTAG